From the genome of Schaalia dentiphila ATCC 17982, one region includes:
- a CDS encoding DUF3180 domain-containing protein, with the protein MKPLSITWVTLVGFVCALLSFLGFFAHMRAGGTPMIVTPGPAVVFAVATALLIWSGLAVRRLRANKDTWIDAIGAMRVAVFARASAIVGSALAGVLIGVMIVSLTQLEASAMVGNAIASGLSGLVGLVWIVVALVVERWCVINPDDDGSSSSHKRSAAA; encoded by the coding sequence ATGAAACCCCTGTCGATCACCTGGGTGACGCTGGTCGGCTTCGTCTGTGCCCTTCTCAGCTTCCTCGGCTTCTTCGCGCACATGCGCGCGGGAGGCACCCCCATGATCGTCACGCCCGGCCCGGCCGTCGTCTTCGCGGTCGCGACCGCGCTCCTCATCTGGTCCGGCCTGGCCGTGCGCCGCCTGCGCGCCAACAAGGACACGTGGATTGACGCGATTGGCGCGATGCGGGTCGCCGTGTTCGCCAGGGCCAGCGCGATCGTTGGATCCGCGCTCGCCGGTGTCCTCATCGGTGTCATGATCGTGTCCCTCACGCAGCTCGAGGCCTCGGCGATGGTCGGCAACGCGATTGCATCGGGTCTCAGCGGCCTCGTTGGCCTTGTCTGGATTGTCGTCGCTCTTGTCGTGGAACGCTGGTGCGTGATTAACCCCGACGACGACGGATCTTCGAGCTCGCACAAGCGCAGCGCAGCAGCCTAA
- the disA gene encoding DNA integrity scanning diadenylate cyclase DisA, producing MTSDAAILRDALRAVAPGTPLREGLERIQRSHTGALIVLGYTPEVQALCSGGFDLDVAFTAARLRELCKMDGAVIIDPNQWRIRKANVQLFPDPTIPTDESGMRHRTAQRTARQTHLPVLSLSASMRMISIYVGSEHRLVEEPEALLSRANLAVDTLDRYSQRLDEVLQTLTILEMRDSATVRDVATVMQRMEMIRRITSEITEYLEELGSEGRLLALQVEDLVRGSASERALVMRDYIANPDDLARVEAELSSLGSERIVDLTAISNILGLDVYEVADLDREITPRGVRALSLVPHLSWSAIKVVSAHFNSLPQLRAATVEDLEELEGIGPYRAKLITENLAHQAQAVSAGIVGW from the coding sequence TTGACGTCCGATGCAGCGATCCTTCGTGACGCACTGCGCGCAGTCGCGCCCGGCACGCCTCTGCGAGAGGGACTGGAACGAATCCAGCGCTCCCACACGGGTGCTCTCATCGTCCTGGGGTACACCCCGGAGGTGCAGGCCCTGTGCTCGGGCGGCTTCGACCTCGACGTTGCTTTCACGGCCGCGCGCCTGCGCGAGCTGTGCAAGATGGACGGCGCAGTCATCATCGATCCCAACCAGTGGCGCATCCGCAAGGCGAACGTGCAGCTCTTCCCGGACCCAACGATCCCCACGGACGAGTCAGGTATGCGTCACCGTACCGCGCAGCGCACCGCCCGCCAGACCCACCTGCCGGTGCTATCGCTGTCCGCGTCCATGCGCATGATCTCCATCTACGTGGGCTCCGAGCATCGCCTGGTGGAGGAGCCCGAGGCCCTGCTCTCGCGCGCGAACCTGGCGGTTGACACGCTCGACCGCTACAGCCAGCGCCTCGACGAGGTCCTGCAGACCCTCACGATCCTGGAAATGCGCGACAGCGCGACCGTGCGCGACGTCGCCACCGTCATGCAGCGCATGGAGATGATCCGGCGCATCACCTCCGAGATCACGGAGTACCTCGAGGAGCTGGGCTCGGAGGGCCGCCTGCTGGCCCTGCAGGTCGAGGACCTCGTGCGCGGCTCCGCGTCCGAGCGCGCCCTCGTCATGCGCGACTACATCGCGAACCCGGACGACCTGGCACGCGTCGAGGCCGAGCTGTCCTCGCTCGGCTCCGAGCGCATCGTGGACCTCACCGCGATTTCGAACATCCTGGGCCTGGACGTGTATGAGGTCGCGGACCTGGATCGCGAGATCACGCCGCGCGGCGTGCGCGCCCTGTCTCTGGTGCCGCACCTATCGTGGAGCGCCATCAAGGTCGTGTCGGCGCACTTCAACTCGCTGCCGCAGCTGCGCGCGGCCACCGTTGAGGACCTGGAGGAGCTCGAGGGGATCGGCCCCTACCGGGCGAAGCTCATTACGGAGAACCTGGCCCACCAGGCTCAGGCCGTGAGCGCCGGCATCGTCGGCTGGTAG
- the radA gene encoding DNA repair protein RadA encodes MAKEKITYRCSECGWTSPKWVGQCRECGAWGTVDQAGEASGGPRAAATPPRRPALPIGEVDGERASSRSTGVSELDRVLGGGIVPGAVILLAGEPGVGKSTLLLDVAAKAARTAAAGGRGPVLYVTGEESAAQVRGRAERIGALEPNLLIADETELGVILGHIEASHPSLLIVDSVQTISSAQVEGGAGGVAQVRAVAASLIRVAKESDLPTLLVGHVTKDGGIAGPRVLEHLVDVVCQFEGDRHSRLRLLRAVKNRYGPTDEVGCFELTDSGIYGLADPSGLFLSRTTRGVPGTCAAVSLEGRRPLPTEIQSLVAPSSGGSPRRTTSGVDHARVAMILAVLQARIGADTSGADVYVSTVGGARTVEPAIDLAMAISIVSSLKGTPPRPDLVAVGEISLTGEVRACTGTQRRLAEAARLGFSSAIVPAQGSEDLSGVDGITVFTVSDLATAIRVSFPADSQ; translated from the coding sequence ATGGCGAAAGAGAAGATCACCTACCGCTGCTCCGAGTGCGGGTGGACCTCCCCCAAGTGGGTGGGCCAGTGCCGCGAGTGCGGGGCGTGGGGCACCGTCGACCAGGCCGGCGAGGCCTCGGGCGGGCCGCGCGCGGCCGCGACTCCCCCGCGTCGCCCCGCCCTGCCGATCGGCGAGGTGGACGGCGAGCGGGCCTCGTCGCGCTCGACGGGCGTGAGCGAGCTGGACCGGGTCCTCGGCGGCGGCATCGTTCCCGGCGCGGTGATCCTCCTGGCGGGCGAACCCGGCGTGGGTAAGTCGACGCTGCTGCTGGACGTGGCCGCTAAGGCCGCGCGCACGGCGGCGGCGGGCGGGCGCGGCCCCGTCCTCTACGTGACGGGCGAGGAGTCGGCGGCGCAGGTGCGCGGGCGCGCGGAACGCATCGGCGCGCTCGAACCGAACCTCCTGATCGCCGATGAGACGGAGCTCGGCGTCATCCTCGGGCACATCGAAGCCTCACACCCCTCTCTGCTCATCGTCGACTCCGTTCAGACCATCTCCTCCGCCCAGGTCGAGGGCGGGGCGGGCGGCGTCGCGCAGGTGCGCGCGGTCGCGGCCTCGCTGATCCGGGTCGCCAAGGAGTCCGACCTGCCCACCCTGCTCGTCGGCCACGTGACCAAGGACGGCGGCATCGCCGGTCCGCGCGTCCTCGAACACCTCGTGGACGTCGTCTGCCAGTTCGAGGGCGACCGTCATTCGCGCCTGCGCCTACTGCGCGCGGTGAAAAACCGCTACGGCCCCACCGACGAGGTGGGCTGCTTCGAGCTGACAGACTCGGGCATCTACGGCCTCGCCGACCCTTCCGGCCTGTTCCTGTCGCGCACGACGCGCGGCGTGCCCGGCACGTGCGCGGCCGTTTCTCTGGAGGGGCGCCGGCCGCTGCCCACGGAGATCCAGTCCCTCGTCGCCCCCTCGTCGGGCGGGTCACCCCGGCGCACGACCTCGGGCGTGGACCACGCGCGCGTCGCCATGATCCTCGCGGTCCTTCAGGCCCGCATCGGCGCGGACACGTCGGGGGCGGACGTCTACGTCTCCACGGTCGGCGGTGCACGCACGGTCGAGCCCGCGATCGACCTGGCGATGGCCATCTCCATCGTCTCCTCGCTCAAGGGCACTCCTCCACGCCCCGACCTCGTCGCGGTCGGAGAGATCTCGCTGACGGGCGAGGTACGCGCCTGCACGGGCACCCAGCGCCGCCTCGCCGAGGCCGCGCGCCTGGGCTTCTCCAGCGCGATCGTGCCCGCCCAGGGCAGCGAAGACCTGTCGGGAGTCGACGGCATCACCGTGTTTACTGTGTCGGATCTGGCGACGGCTATTCGTGTCTCTTTTCCGGCGGACTCGCAATAA
- a CDS encoding Ig-like domain-containing protein: MNKARRSRNTWSKRIPALSVLLVSAMLCVLAVVYRGVEVTQVSVDDGGIWVTNQDRKLLGHLNYDALMLDGTVSVKSASFDIGQEGGDVTLGETVSRTVTPVRPTSFSLGQSVTLPDNAVQVQGGSVLAVLDPNEGLLWVGSANEPATMSLLREDAVANDLSDGIVTVSNSGTVFAYSPGSSKLVTLTSEGQAWRVKTTEIKDFTPAGPPTITAVGDKPVVYDQTGNKLVLPGGKVRDLSEEHVSGAVLQAPGDEAASVLLATGDQLVSVPLNGKAIERQEASESGQKGTPAPPVFHRGCSYGAWAGSGAFVRTCTDSTRNQAQTVSSLAEASSAVFRTNRTRIVLNDVSTGTLWLPDKNMVVVSNWDQTPTEEQEEEDTPTPDQREQVSEPEHKDKNTPPEAVDDEFGIRPGRSTLLPVLDNDSDDDGDVLTARAVTNPEFGSIVRTRGGRALQITDVPESMTSGSTSFTYEASDGLAGATANVTLTIHPWSQNEGPRQLKHPVIKVGANAQVEYNLLSDWIDPDGDQFYLVSATAPEGMAVQFSEDGTVQIRDLGSGAGVKAIAVTLSDGHAETTGELKVSVQEAGNVPPVARADFYVARVAEPLTIDPIANDTDPNGDALSLVAAGTAPAGTAVSADLSRGTLTFTGSVPGSFQFTYTVSDGPSTTVGVIRVDVVDDDTNALPIAEDDLAVLPSGGASLIAPLANDTDPSGGVLVVQSIDVPANSGLEVTLIERHLLRITSPGGLTDVTTFTYTVSNGAGSATAQVSVIPTNAQSEETPPQVTADTAKVRADDIGSVSVLSNDRSPIGLSLSLDPEVEVLSGAELGTVFVTGNQVRLAAGSEAGVVRVAYTAIDSVGNRATTTVTFEVIASSAANSAPVPKALSAWAVQGQMTRVPVPLTGIDPDGDSVALVGIDQPPAKGSVVLGTEWLEYTPSDDATGTDTFSYIVEDRLGVQGRARVRVGIAPPGSQNHNPTAVPDSVTVRPGREVSINVLNNDVDADGDTLYMDTDPATVSVSDPTATVTVAEDLVTVKAPATNGVFVVAYQIEDGRGGRAQGQLTVTVDAEAPLRAPIARDDVVPVSDLPSDSKPVSVAVLVNDEDPDGTTAALTVSSDASGVSVSGQNLSISTDARRRLVVYTVTDPDGLSASAVVTVPGTDLLAPRLDTTRVPVAMRAGSTLTLDMHDYVLVRDNSRSPIITDASSVKFSGGLDSASLQDSTHITLSAPDTASGKASVSFTVRDGASDDASALSSTLTIPITIQPARNLPPRLTPTPILVGQGETVTVDLTQMVDDPDDQAKGSFEYRVVKAPGGVDVSLDGHNLTVSGKKDQPKGPVGAITVSVDDGSGAVNADIPVTIVKSSKPLVTTTEARIKAKAGQTVDVNLSEYTTNPFPDPLVVLDASVHVGQGTASGNGNVLSVTPKAGFHGNMTIVYRVMDATNDPDRVVQGRVVVQVLDRPEPPQNVKATAMGSKTAFVQFDEPPANGGTISGYKVTDLFDGQTYNTTKPGMQIKGLENGKNHRFTVVATNEAGDSDPSEPSAEVNIDVAPEQMAAPTVVGTDSALEVSWVEPHNEGSRILSYTVLLNGPGGGQPVSYSVDAPKTNLRIPELKNGTLYSVQVQAQNGAEKPSLPSLATEGYPHTKPDQATGVSAVAIASVGDPNKATVEVTWNVGSPNGKGWGQATVSVNGVDVYVSSDARTATLFDVPTGSKVSASVTLTNSHGDTSDPATTFVSIATVPLPIDTPTLQGNGTPGQLVVSNLRPKEGHGFSASELTVRYSLTREGCADGTPVYEGQRIDVGGWQDREVFFCQSGRGLKGNEVTSGTVSAVGHPTAKPDPVKVWVSNVGSTSAVVRWDAIGANPALSGLKVYLNNREQPVGVGATEATFSDLAQGTEYSATVAATNDWGTTQMRADSSFVTKLDVNLTWTDVCQGGEKHTGPGGCHTFKFSAPGWANTSLTHKCTIRSDLDNWTEEVTIDRAGPIESHIATRADSDAAFARNVRIDGDCRPVR, translated from the coding sequence ATGAACAAGGCGCGTCGATCGCGAAACACCTGGTCGAAGCGGATACCCGCGCTCTCCGTCCTATTGGTGTCCGCGATGCTGTGCGTGCTCGCGGTCGTGTATCGGGGTGTCGAGGTCACCCAGGTGAGCGTCGACGACGGCGGCATTTGGGTGACGAACCAGGACCGCAAGCTCCTCGGGCACCTCAACTACGACGCCCTCATGCTGGACGGCACGGTCTCGGTGAAGTCCGCGTCCTTCGACATCGGCCAGGAGGGCGGCGACGTGACCCTGGGTGAGACCGTGAGTCGCACAGTCACCCCGGTGCGTCCGACCTCCTTCTCCCTCGGTCAGTCCGTCACCCTGCCCGATAACGCTGTTCAGGTTCAGGGCGGCTCGGTCCTGGCGGTCCTCGACCCCAACGAGGGCCTCCTGTGGGTCGGCAGTGCCAACGAGCCCGCCACCATGTCGCTCCTGCGTGAGGACGCGGTCGCCAACGACCTGAGCGACGGCATCGTGACGGTGTCGAACTCGGGCACGGTCTTCGCCTATTCTCCCGGTTCCTCCAAGCTCGTGACCCTGACGAGCGAAGGCCAGGCCTGGCGCGTGAAAACCACTGAGATCAAAGACTTTACTCCCGCCGGGCCCCCGACGATCACCGCGGTCGGCGACAAGCCGGTCGTCTACGACCAGACCGGCAACAAGCTGGTCCTGCCCGGCGGCAAGGTGCGCGACCTGTCCGAGGAACACGTGAGCGGTGCCGTCCTGCAGGCCCCCGGCGACGAGGCCGCCTCGGTCCTCCTCGCGACCGGCGACCAGCTGGTGTCCGTGCCCCTGAACGGCAAGGCGATCGAGCGTCAGGAGGCCTCGGAGAGCGGCCAGAAGGGCACCCCCGCGCCCCCCGTCTTCCACCGTGGCTGCTCCTACGGTGCATGGGCGGGCTCGGGCGCGTTCGTGCGCACCTGCACGGACTCCACGCGCAACCAGGCGCAGACGGTGTCGAGCCTGGCCGAGGCCTCCTCCGCTGTGTTCCGCACGAACCGCACGCGCATCGTCCTCAACGACGTTTCGACGGGCACGCTGTGGCTGCCCGACAAGAACATGGTCGTGGTCAGCAATTGGGATCAGACCCCCACCGAGGAGCAGGAGGAAGAGGACACTCCGACCCCCGACCAGCGTGAGCAGGTCTCCGAGCCGGAGCACAAGGACAAGAACACGCCGCCCGAGGCCGTGGATGACGAGTTCGGCATCCGCCCGGGCCGCTCGACGCTGCTACCCGTCCTGGACAACGACTCCGACGACGACGGCGACGTGCTGACGGCGCGCGCGGTCACCAACCCCGAGTTCGGCTCGATCGTGCGCACGAGGGGCGGCCGCGCCCTCCAGATCACGGACGTCCCCGAGAGCATGACGAGCGGATCGACGTCCTTCACGTACGAGGCCTCGGACGGCCTCGCGGGCGCGACGGCGAACGTGACGCTGACGATCCACCCGTGGAGCCAGAACGAGGGCCCGCGCCAGCTCAAGCACCCGGTCATCAAGGTGGGTGCGAACGCGCAGGTCGAATACAACCTCCTGTCGGACTGGATTGACCCGGACGGCGACCAGTTCTACCTGGTGTCGGCGACGGCCCCGGAGGGCATGGCCGTGCAGTTCTCCGAGGACGGCACGGTTCAGATCCGCGACCTGGGCTCGGGCGCTGGCGTCAAGGCGATCGCCGTGACCCTGTCGGATGGCCACGCCGAGACCACCGGTGAGCTGAAGGTGAGCGTCCAGGAGGCGGGCAATGTGCCGCCGGTGGCGCGCGCCGACTTCTACGTGGCGCGCGTGGCTGAGCCGCTGACGATCGACCCGATCGCCAACGACACGGATCCCAACGGCGACGCCCTGTCCCTCGTGGCTGCGGGCACGGCCCCGGCGGGCACCGCGGTCTCCGCTGACCTCTCGCGCGGCACGCTGACGTTCACGGGCTCGGTGCCGGGATCCTTCCAGTTCACCTACACGGTCTCCGACGGCCCGTCCACGACCGTGGGCGTCATCCGGGTCGACGTGGTCGACGACGACACGAATGCTCTGCCGATCGCCGAAGACGACCTGGCGGTCCTGCCCAGCGGCGGCGCCTCGCTGATCGCGCCGCTGGCCAACGACACGGATCCGTCCGGCGGAGTGCTTGTCGTCCAATCGATCGACGTGCCCGCGAACTCGGGCCTCGAGGTTACGCTCATCGAGCGCCACCTGCTGCGCATTACGTCGCCGGGCGGCCTCACTGACGTGACGACCTTTACCTACACGGTCTCCAACGGCGCGGGTTCCGCGACCGCCCAGGTCAGCGTCATCCCGACGAACGCGCAGAGTGAGGAGACTCCGCCCCAGGTCACGGCCGACACCGCGAAGGTGCGCGCCGACGACATCGGCTCAGTGAGCGTCCTGTCGAACGACCGCTCGCCGATCGGCCTGTCGCTGAGCCTGGACCCGGAGGTGGAGGTCCTGTCGGGCGCCGAGCTGGGCACGGTCTTCGTGACCGGTAACCAGGTGCGCCTGGCCGCCGGCTCCGAAGCCGGCGTGGTGCGCGTGGCGTATACGGCCATCGACTCGGTGGGTAACCGCGCGACGACAACCGTCACGTTTGAGGTCATCGCTTCCTCCGCGGCTAACAGTGCTCCCGTGCCCAAGGCGCTGAGCGCGTGGGCCGTGCAGGGCCAGATGACGCGCGTCCCGGTGCCGCTGACGGGCATCGACCCCGACGGCGACTCGGTCGCCCTGGTGGGCATCGACCAGCCGCCGGCCAAGGGCAGCGTCGTGCTGGGCACGGAGTGGCTGGAATACACGCCCTCCGACGATGCGACCGGCACGGACACCTTCTCCTACATCGTCGAGGACCGCCTCGGCGTGCAGGGACGCGCCCGCGTGCGCGTCGGCATCGCCCCTCCCGGCTCGCAGAACCACAACCCGACGGCCGTTCCCGACTCGGTGACGGTGCGTCCGGGGCGCGAGGTGAGCATCAACGTCCTGAACAACGACGTGGACGCGGACGGCGACACCCTGTACATGGACACGGATCCGGCGACCGTGTCGGTGTCGGATCCGACCGCGACCGTGACGGTGGCCGAGGACCTGGTGACGGTCAAGGCGCCCGCCACGAACGGCGTGTTCGTCGTGGCCTACCAGATCGAGGACGGCCGAGGTGGCCGCGCCCAGGGACAGCTGACCGTGACGGTGGACGCTGAGGCGCCGCTGCGCGCGCCGATCGCCCGCGACGACGTCGTGCCGGTCTCCGATCTGCCCTCGGACTCTAAGCCCGTCAGCGTTGCCGTCCTCGTCAACGACGAGGACCCGGACGGTACCACGGCCGCGCTGACGGTGTCCTCGGACGCCTCGGGCGTGAGTGTGTCGGGGCAGAACCTGTCGATTTCTACGGACGCCCGCCGTCGCCTCGTCGTGTACACGGTGACGGACCCCGATGGCCTGAGCGCGAGCGCGGTCGTGACCGTTCCTGGCACCGACCTGCTGGCTCCGCGCCTGGACACGACGCGCGTCCCGGTGGCGATGCGCGCGGGCTCCACGCTCACCCTCGACATGCACGACTACGTGCTGGTGCGCGACAACTCGCGCTCCCCGATCATCACGGACGCCTCCTCCGTGAAGTTCAGCGGAGGCCTGGACTCGGCCTCGCTCCAGGACTCCACGCACATCACGCTGAGCGCGCCCGACACGGCCTCGGGCAAGGCCTCGGTGTCCTTCACGGTGCGTGACGGTGCCTCGGACGACGCCTCCGCGCTGTCCTCGACCCTGACGATCCCGATCACGATCCAGCCGGCCAGGAACCTGCCGCCGCGCCTGACCCCGACCCCGATCCTCGTGGGCCAGGGCGAGACCGTGACGGTCGACCTCACGCAGATGGTAGACGATCCGGACGACCAGGCGAAGGGATCCTTCGAGTACCGCGTGGTGAAGGCCCCCGGCGGCGTGGACGTGTCCCTGGACGGCCACAACCTGACCGTGTCCGGCAAGAAGGACCAGCCCAAGGGCCCGGTCGGCGCGATCACTGTCAGCGTCGATGACGGCTCGGGCGCGGTCAACGCCGACATTCCGGTGACGATCGTGAAGTCCTCCAAGCCCCTCGTGACGACCACGGAGGCTCGCATCAAGGCGAAGGCCGGCCAGACGGTGGACGTGAACCTGTCGGAGTACACGACGAACCCGTTCCCGGATCCGCTCGTGGTCCTGGATGCGTCGGTGCACGTGGGCCAGGGAACCGCCTCGGGTAACGGCAACGTCCTGTCGGTGACCCCCAAGGCGGGCTTCCACGGCAACATGACCATCGTGTACCGCGTCATGGACGCGACGAACGACCCGGATCGCGTGGTCCAGGGCCGCGTTGTCGTCCAGGTTCTGGATCGCCCTGAACCGCCGCAAAACGTGAAGGCGACCGCGATGGGGTCGAAGACCGCCTTCGTGCAGTTCGATGAGCCCCCCGCAAACGGGGGCACGATTTCTGGCTACAAGGTGACGGACCTGTTCGATGGGCAGACCTACAACACCACCAAGCCGGGTATGCAGATCAAGGGCCTGGAGAATGGTAAGAATCACCGCTTCACGGTCGTCGCGACGAACGAGGCCGGTGACTCCGATCCGTCCGAGCCATCCGCCGAGGTGAACATCGATGTTGCGCCCGAGCAGATGGCGGCACCCACGGTCGTGGGTACGGATAGTGCCCTCGAGGTCTCGTGGGTGGAGCCGCACAACGAGGGATCGCGGATCCTGTCGTACACGGTGTTGCTCAATGGACCCGGCGGCGGTCAGCCGGTTTCCTACTCGGTGGACGCTCCGAAGACCAACCTGCGGATCCCGGAACTGAAGAACGGCACGTTGTATTCGGTGCAGGTCCAGGCGCAGAATGGCGCGGAGAAACCGTCGCTGCCGTCCTTGGCGACCGAGGGCTACCCGCACACGAAGCCAGATCAAGCGACCGGCGTGAGCGCCGTCGCGATCGCCTCTGTGGGCGATCCGAACAAGGCGACGGTTGAGGTTACGTGGAACGTGGGTTCTCCCAATGGCAAGGGATGGGGCCAGGCCACGGTTTCGGTCAATGGCGTCGATGTGTACGTTTCATCAGACGCTCGTACTGCCACGCTGTTCGACGTGCCGACGGGCAGTAAGGTGTCCGCGTCGGTGACGCTGACGAACTCGCACGGGGATACTTCGGACCCTGCCACCACGTTCGTTTCGATCGCGACCGTGCCTCTGCCGATCGATACCCCGACTCTGCAGGGCAACGGCACGCCGGGGCAGCTGGTTGTCTCGAATCTGAGGCCTAAGGAGGGTCACGGCTTCAGCGCATCCGAGCTGACGGTGCGCTACTCGTTGACCCGCGAAGGATGTGCGGACGGAACGCCGGTCTATGAGGGTCAACGAATCGATGTGGGCGGTTGGCAGGATCGTGAAGTCTTCTTCTGCCAGTCTGGCCGGGGCCTCAAGGGGAATGAGGTCACGTCGGGCACCGTTTCGGCCGTTGGCCACCCCACGGCCAAGCCCGATCCGGTCAAGGTGTGGGTTTCGAATGTCGGTAGCACGTCTGCCGTCGTGCGCTGGGATGCGATCGGCGCCAACCCTGCCTTGTCGGGTCTCAAGGTGTACCTGAATAACAGGGAGCAACCCGTCGGGGTTGGCGCCACGGAGGCGACCTTCAGTGACCTGGCACAGGGCACGGAGTACTCGGCCACGGTCGCGGCAACTAACGACTGGGGAACGACACAGATGCGGGCGGACTCATCGTTCGTCACGAAGCTGGACGTGAACCTGACGTGGACGGACGTCTGCCAGGGAGGCGAGAAGCACACGGGCCCGGGTGGATGCCACACCTTTAAGTTCAGCGCTCCGGGGTGGGCTAACACGTCGCTTACTCACAAATGTACGATCCGTTCGGATCTGGACAATTGGACCGAAGAGGTGACTATCGATCGTGCCGGTCCCATAGAGTCGCACATCGCGACGCGGGCGGATTCCGACGCGGCGTTCGCGCGGAACGTGCGCATTGACGGCGATTGTCGCCCGGTGAGGTAA
- a CDS encoding DUF58 domain-containing protein: MKKLRRLVRHAWRALCARVQALPGYEGVARWLGALTPVGWAVIAATLAGTVAALAFGWLEGFIVAVMGLVALVVAVASVASPSPLSVSLHMKNDRIIAGQVAVGRVRVVNESGRRSGSTLVEVTIGRGSGEFLVPPISGNGTWNESFSVMTKRRGVINVGPARTVRMDGLGLLRRVRSWDDPILVHVHPPTVRFSFDATGMQMDVEGVASEKLTSSDVSFHALRDYEPGDDRRAVHWPSTARFGRLIVRQFEETHRSHHMVLLDTRVDVWDRRSFETAVSVAASLALAGSGEARTVSMHTADEWIPTGSPMAMLDALSEMETSTRSEFAGIVRRCIMERGGISVLSIVVGAGVDDQEAARLANIAPVDVIVSVIRVVPGRARRRRKITRGVIIDCPSLEDLPMLVSRGVNA, translated from the coding sequence GTGAAGAAACTACGTCGACTTGTGAGGCATGCGTGGCGCGCCCTGTGCGCCCGCGTGCAGGCGCTGCCCGGCTACGAGGGCGTCGCCCGCTGGCTGGGTGCGCTGACCCCGGTGGGGTGGGCGGTGATCGCGGCGACGCTCGCGGGTACCGTCGCGGCCCTCGCCTTCGGCTGGCTGGAGGGCTTCATCGTGGCCGTGATGGGCCTGGTGGCCCTCGTCGTCGCGGTTGCCTCGGTCGCGTCCCCGTCCCCGCTGTCCGTGTCCCTGCACATGAAGAACGATCGCATTATTGCCGGCCAGGTGGCGGTGGGTCGCGTCCGCGTGGTCAACGAGTCCGGGCGCCGCTCGGGTTCGACCCTCGTGGAGGTGACGATCGGACGAGGCAGTGGCGAGTTCCTCGTGCCCCCGATCAGCGGAAACGGCACGTGGAACGAGTCTTTCTCGGTCATGACGAAGCGCCGCGGCGTCATCAACGTGGGCCCCGCGCGCACCGTGCGCATGGACGGGCTGGGCCTGCTGCGCCGCGTGCGTTCGTGGGATGATCCGATCCTCGTGCACGTGCACCCGCCGACGGTGCGTTTCTCCTTTGACGCGACGGGCATGCAGATGGATGTCGAGGGTGTGGCCAGCGAGAAGCTGACGAGCTCCGACGTGTCCTTCCACGCCCTGCGCGACTATGAGCCGGGCGACGACCGTCGCGCGGTGCACTGGCCGTCGACGGCGCGCTTTGGCCGCCTGATTGTGCGTCAGTTCGAGGAGACTCACCGCTCGCACCACATGGTGCTGCTGGATACGCGTGTGGATGTGTGGGATCGGCGCTCCTTTGAGACGGCCGTGTCGGTTGCCGCGTCGCTGGCCCTCGCCGGCTCGGGCGAGGCCCGCACGGTCTCGATGCACACCGCGGACGAGTGGATCCCCACGGGCTCGCCCATGGCGATGCTGGATGCGCTCTCCGAGATGGAGACGTCGACGCGCTCGGAGTTTGCGGGCATCGTGCGCCGCTGCATCATGGAGCGCGGCGGGATCTCGGTGCTCTCGATCGTCGTCGGCGCTGGCGTGGACGACCAGGAGGCTGCTCGCCTGGCGAATATCGCTCCTGTCGATGTCATCGTGTCGGTGATCCGCGTGGTCCCGGGCCGGGCGCGTCGTCGTCGCAAGATCACGCGCGGCGTCATCATCGACTGCCCCTCCCTCGAAGACCTGCCGATGCTCGTGTCGCGGGGGGTGAACGCGTGA